AATGATAACTTGATACGACGAATTAATGTTCAAGGGATTAGAACGACTATGCACTTCGAACTTTGTTATTTAAATGGCATGTGTGTAGGAATTGTAAATTATGCTGTTGATTTTCGGAGGAATTCAAGGGATAATTGATCCTGGGTATGGTTATATTATGGGTTTTTATATCATCCCTGAACAAAGAAGAAAGGGGTTCGGTAGAACAGGTTTCAATTATATTGAATCTGTATTGAAAACTGATAGTGCTAATTTTA
This portion of the Bacillota bacterium genome encodes:
- a CDS encoding GNAT family N-acetyltransferase; this translates as MLLIFGGIQGIIDPGYGYIMGFYIIPEQRRKGFGRTGFNYIESVLKTDSANFIYLTPDSITGVRFWKAIRFSDSGKVDPDDYLPIYIKELLI